In the Cyanobacteriota bacterium genome, one interval contains:
- a CDS encoding protoglobin family protein: MKKIDEARLENDLQYRFGYLAEFIGFGADDIKVITGAAPLLAPLVPGLVDAVYNKLFSYECTKRHFVPKQSGYEGAVPESIDQLSQDHEMIKFRKGHLAKYLETLVTGAYDAKMVEYLDLVGKMHTPKAGSKLLDVPLVQMNALMGFVADAVNATIFGFKLDCETTQAAIRSFSKLLWIQNDLITRHYQGVKTNA; encoded by the coding sequence ATGAAGAAAATAGATGAAGCCCGCTTGGAAAATGATTTACAATATAGATTTGGTTATTTGGCTGAATTTATAGGTTTTGGTGCGGATGATATCAAGGTAATTACTGGTGCAGCGCCACTTTTGGCTCCTTTGGTACCAGGTTTAGTTGATGCGGTTTATAACAAGCTGTTTTCTTATGAATGCACCAAGAGACATTTTGTGCCTAAGCAATCAGGTTATGAAGGTGCAGTTCCTGAAAGTATTGATCAATTAAGTCAGGATCATGAGATGATCAAATTCCGCAAGGGACATTTGGCTAAGTACCTAGAAACACTTGTTACTGGCGCTTATGACGCCAAGATGGTTGAGTATTTAGACTTGGTTGGTAAAATGCATACACCAAAAGCAGGAAGCAAATTATTAGACGTTCCTTTAGTACAGATGAATGCGCTGATGGGTTTTGTTGCTGATGCTGTCAACGCCACTATTTTTGGTTTCAAGCTTGATTGCGAGACGACGCAGGCTGCCATTAGATCGTTTAGTAAGTTGTTGTGGATACAGAATGACTTGATCACAAGACATTATCAAGGAGTTAAAACAAATGCATAA
- a CDS encoding S-(hydroxymethyl)glutathione dehydrogenase/class III alcohol dehydrogenase, giving the protein MKVKAAVAWGPKQELSIEEVDLQAPQKGEVLIRIVATGVCHTDAYTLSGADPEGIFPVILGHEGGGIVEELGEGVTSLKKGDHVIPLYTPECGECKFCKSGKTNLCQKIRATQGKGLMPDGTTRFSKDGKPIYHYMGTSTFAEYTVVPEIALAKVNPQAPLDKVCLLGCGVTTGIGAVLNTAKVEAGATVAVFGLGGIGLSVIQGATMVKAGRIIAIDTNPDKFEIAKKLGATDCINPKDHDQAIQDLIIEMTDGGVDYSFECVGNVELMRAALESCHKGWGESIIIGVAGAGEEIATRPFQLVTGRVWRGSAFGGVKGRSELAGYVDKYMSQEINLDDMVSFEMPLERINEAFDLMHQGRSIRTVIKFD; this is encoded by the coding sequence ATGAAAGTCAAAGCAGCAGTAGCTTGGGGTCCTAAACAAGAACTAAGTATAGAAGAAGTAGATTTGCAAGCGCCCCAAAAAGGCGAAGTGCTTATTCGTATCGTGGCAACAGGTGTTTGTCACACAGATGCCTATACTTTGTCTGGCGCTGATCCTGAGGGAATCTTTCCGGTTATATTGGGTCATGAAGGTGGTGGCATTGTAGAAGAGCTTGGTGAAGGAGTTACTAGTCTCAAGAAGGGCGACCATGTTATTCCGCTTTATACACCTGAATGCGGTGAGTGCAAGTTTTGCAAATCTGGTAAAACTAATCTCTGTCAAAAAATCAGAGCAACTCAAGGCAAAGGCTTGATGCCGGATGGCACGACACGATTTTCCAAAGACGGTAAACCAATTTATCATTATATGGGGACTTCGACTTTTGCTGAATATACAGTGGTGCCGGAAATAGCTCTCGCCAAAGTCAATCCTCAAGCACCATTAGACAAGGTTTGTCTTTTGGGTTGCGGTGTAACTACCGGGATTGGTGCTGTTCTCAATACCGCCAAAGTAGAAGCGGGAGCTACTGTTGCTGTCTTTGGACTTGGTGGAATCGGACTATCCGTTATTCAAGGAGCCACTATGGTCAAAGCAGGAAGAATTATTGCAATTGACACTAACCCAGACAAGTTTGAAATAGCCAAGAAGCTTGGTGCCACTGATTGTATCAATCCTAAAGATCATGACCAAGCAATTCAAGACTTGATTATTGAAATGACTGATGGTGGTGTTGATTACTCTTTTGAATGCGTGGGTAATGTAGAGCTGATGCGAGCCGCTCTTGAATCTTGCCACAAGGGTTGGGGCGAATCTATTATTATTGGAGTTGCCGGAGCTGGTGAAGAAATTGCTACACGTCCCTTTCAGCTTGTTACCGGTAGAGTCTGGCGTGGCAGTGCCTTTGGCGGGGTCAAAGGTCGTAGCGAATTAGCTGGCTATGTTGATAAATATATGTCCCAAGAAATCAATCTTGACGATATGGTGAGTTTTGAAATGCCGTTAGAGAGGATTAATGAAGCTTTTGATTTGATGCATCAAGGTAGATCTATCCGCACGGTCATCAAGTTTGACTAG
- a CDS encoding DEAD/DEAH box helicase — translation MAKFTDFNISKETIQAIEALGYDDATKIQGETLPLLLEGKDLIGQAQTGTGKTAAFAIPCIEKINTGISATQALIMCPTRELVIQVAGELKKLTKFRKDISIVPIYGGQNISVQLRALKNNCDIVIGTPGRLMDHMRRKSLKLDQVKYLVLDEADQMLDMGFRDDMKDIISQTSQQRQTVMFSATMSQDLVRLMERYQNKAIKINITGNKEQSQQIEQLYFNLKSAPKLDALKRLLTEYNVKSGIIFCNTKMKVDELTKRLVHEDYIAAALHGDIDQKKRTRVMGAFKAGSIELLVATDVAARGLDINDLEVVINYDLPRADQDYIHRIGRTGRAGKKGLALNLVTGKELAQISRIAYTSKLTINPAQLPGVQGTETLNSDSKPSNGGGGGARGRFNRKSGSETSSSGGGFHRGPRSGGGAPGGGSRFKGKSNASSSGGGSFKGKSAAGSNKPRRSNFNKAAKSAG, via the coding sequence ATGGCTAAATTTACAGATTTTAATATAAGCAAAGAAACTATCCAGGCAATAGAAGCCCTTGGTTATGATGATGCAACCAAGATTCAAGGAGAAACACTTCCGCTTTTGCTTGAGGGAAAAGACCTAATTGGACAGGCGCAAACCGGAACAGGTAAAACAGCTGCTTTTGCCATCCCATGTATTGAAAAAATCAATACTGGTATTTCGGCAACTCAAGCATTAATCATGTGCCCTACCAGAGAACTAGTAATTCAAGTAGCCGGCGAACTCAAAAAACTTACCAAGTTTCGCAAAGATATTTCTATCGTGCCTATTTATGGCGGACAAAACATTAGCGTACAACTTAGAGCTTTAAAAAATAACTGCGATATCGTAATTGGTACTCCTGGAAGATTAATGGATCATATGAGACGCAAGAGTCTTAAGCTTGATCAAGTTAAATATTTAGTTCTTGATGAAGCTGATCAAATGCTTGATATGGGTTTCCGTGATGATATGAAAGACATCATTAGTCAAACTTCTCAACAAAGACAAACTGTAATGTTCTCAGCGACGATGTCTCAAGACCTTGTACGTTTGATGGAGCGCTACCAAAATAAAGCAATCAAAATCAATATCACTGGTAACAAAGAACAAAGTCAGCAAATTGAACAACTATATTTCAATCTCAAAAGTGCACCCAAGCTTGATGCACTTAAACGTCTTCTTACTGAATACAATGTCAAATCAGGAATAATTTTCTGTAACACCAAAATGAAAGTAGATGAGCTTACCAAAAGATTAGTCCACGAAGACTATATTGCAGCAGCATTACATGGTGATATCGATCAAAAGAAAAGAACCAGAGTTATGGGTGCTTTCAAAGCTGGTAGCATCGAGCTTTTAGTAGCAACTGATGTTGCAGCTCGTGGTCTTGATATTAATGACCTTGAAGTTGTAATTAACTATGATCTTCCAAGAGCTGATCAAGACTATATACATAGAATTGGTAGAACTGGTAGAGCCGGCAAAAAGGGACTAGCTCTTAACCTAGTAACGGGCAAAGAACTTGCACAAATAAGTCGTATCGCATACACAAGCAAATTAACAATCAACCCTGCACAACTTCCAGGAGTTCAAGGTACTGAAACACTTAATAGTGATAGCAAACCAAGTAATGGTGGTGGCGGTGGAGCCAGAGGCAGATTCAATAGAAAATCTGGCTCAGAGACATCAAGCTCAGGTGGTGGTTTTCATAGAGGTCCAAGATCTGGTGGTGGTGCTCCTGGCGGCGGCTCAAGATTCAAAGGTAAAAGCAACGCTTCAAGCAGCGGCGGTGGATCTTTCAAAGGTAAATCAGCAGCAGGATCTAATAAACCAAGAAGAAGCAACTTTAACAAAGCAGCTAAGTCAGCAGGTTAA
- a CDS encoding Crp/Fnr family transcriptional regulator — protein MFNAECDQRTIKQCLAQRVVCICDVILKHPLFKNIKRQQSHELGKIADIIDIQNKQALFFNFQSLDRIYFVLRGRIKLHNYDDNSSKEYIYKILDQGQAAGLELLHTELQYFPYAATALTDSKILTLKANEFKEVIENDPIMKANLLEYISNLSLGLYDRSRDFVLTSVPERLLKYLQYKSLQYDSNEFELEISKSDLANYLGTISATLSRAFKELEATGQLELKKDRVVLKQAISTT, from the coding sequence ATGTTTAACGCCGAATGTGACCAAAGGACTATCAAACAATGCCTCGCTCAACGAGTTGTTTGCATTTGCGATGTTATCCTCAAACACCCACTTTTTAAAAATATCAAACGACAACAAAGTCATGAGCTTGGCAAAATAGCTGACATTATAGACATTCAAAACAAACAAGCGCTCTTCTTTAATTTCCAATCACTCGACAGAATCTATTTTGTACTTAGAGGCAGGATCAAACTCCACAACTATGATGATAATTCTTCTAAGGAATATATCTATAAAATCCTTGATCAAGGACAAGCTGCCGGCTTAGAGCTTTTGCACACCGAGCTGCAATACTTTCCCTATGCAGCAACTGCTCTGACTGATTCCAAGATACTGACACTCAAAGCAAACGAGTTTAAAGAAGTCATTGAAAATGATCCAATAATGAAAGCTAATTTACTAGAGTATATTTCTAACCTCTCACTCGGACTCTATGATAGATCTAGAGACTTTGTTTTAACTAGTGTCCCTGAGAGGCTTCTAAAATATCTTCAATACAAATCACTACAATATGACTCTAATGAGTTTGAATTAGAGATCTCCAAAAGCGATCTAGCTAATTACCTAGGGACTATTTCTGCGACTCTGTCGCGGGCGTTTAAGGAGCTTGAGGCAACGGGACAGTTAGAGCTGAAGAAGGATCGTGTGGTATTAAAACAAGCAATATCCACAACTTGA
- a CDS encoding class I SAM-dependent methyltransferase: MACLLCDSPEQEELGNKDIYKVVKCSCCGLHFLDPIPSEQALNEYYNSEQNQGHYVKVAERKIKSGKRKLTKLIKYTKGQAFVDIGCNAGANTEAARQLGFSTLGIDLSEGAIDNARELFPENRFEVMTIETLVQEVKESGNGFDLVFCSEVIEHVTDPHSFAKSLNAIMNPGAILYLTTPDAGHFCVPRDFTRWKHVHAPDHICYFNRKNLTQLLEQHGLEVIKFRWTTKTNLQVITRNIARSK; this comes from the coding sequence ATGGCTTGTTTACTATGCGATTCTCCTGAGCAAGAAGAACTTGGTAACAAGGATATATATAAAGTAGTTAAATGTAGTTGTTGTGGTTTGCATTTTTTGGATCCGATACCTAGTGAGCAAGCACTGAATGAATATTACAACTCTGAGCAAAACCAGGGGCACTATGTCAAAGTCGCTGAACGCAAGATCAAATCTGGCAAGCGCAAGCTGACCAAACTAATTAAATACACCAAGGGGCAAGCTTTTGTTGACATTGGTTGTAATGCAGGCGCTAACACTGAAGCCGCTCGTCAGCTTGGCTTTAGCACTCTTGGTATTGATTTGAGTGAGGGTGCAATTGACAACGCTCGTGAGCTTTTCCCGGAAAATCGTTTTGAAGTGATGACTATTGAGACCTTGGTTCAAGAAGTAAAAGAAAGTGGCAATGGTTTTGATTTGGTTTTTTGTTCTGAAGTTATTGAGCATGTTACCGATCCTCATAGTTTTGCAAAATCACTTAATGCAATTATGAATCCAGGAGCGATACTTTATCTCACTACTCCTGATGCCGGACATTTTTGCGTGCCTCGTGATTTTACTCGCTGGAAGCATGTGCATGCTCCAGATCATATTTGCTACTTCAATCGTAAGAACCTAACTCAATTACTTGAGCAGCATGGTCTTGAAGTAATTAAATTCCGCTGGACTACTAAGACTAATTTGCAAGTGATTACAAGAAATATTGCAAGATCCAAGTGA